In a single window of the Pocillopora verrucosa isolate sample1 chromosome 4, ASM3666991v2, whole genome shotgun sequence genome:
- the LOC131774960 gene encoding thrombospondin-1-like, translated as MVKLVVLVTAVALSICFFLQTSEAKRPAGQGFCFQRYNQKTGECKKRMKVFKQLKGDCCSHGGGGWSSKKKDRTRCEPCKTSNKVTSYWGPWNAWSKCNATCGPSFEVRNRTCISKGKPNCKGSGEEWKRCNTPPCPIDGGWSDWGNWTRCSVTCRNGTQIRTRTCTNPPPQFNGKECQGKLEDGRPCMEQEKCPIDGGWGDWSAWAGCSLTCGIGTRQRERKCDSPKPQYGGQMCKESERLDIKHCREQKCREEFSGSGSGDGWESGDGSGSGSAGSGSGADDGWEIGGRRRKRAWSDDEDLR; from the exons ATGGTCAAGTTGGTAGTTTTGGTGACGGCGGTAGCTCTGAGTATCTGCTTCTTTCTCCAAACTTCAG AGGCAAAACGTCCTGCCGGGCAAGGATTTTGTTTCCAGAGGTACAACCAAAAAACTGGAGAATgcaagaaaagaatgaaagtATTCAAGCAACTGAAAGGCGATTGTTGCTCACATGGCGGCGGAGGATGGAgctctaaaaaaaaagacagaacaaGATGTGAGCCTTGTAAGACTTCTAATAAAG TAACAAGTTACTGGGGACCCTGGAATGCGTGGAGTAAATGCAACGCGACGTGTGGTCCTTCATTTGAAGTCCGTAACAGAACATGCATCTCTAAGGGAAAGCCAAACTGTAAGGGATCTGGAGAGGAATGGAAACGCTGCAATACACCACCCTGTCCAA TCGATGGTGGTTGGTCTGACTGGGGTAACTGGACAAGGTGCTCGGTGACTTGTAGGAATGGCACACAAATACGAACTAGGACCTGTACCAATCCTCCTCCGCAGTTTAATGGCAAAGAGTGTCAGGGGAAACTGGAAGATGGAAGACCTTGTATGGAACAAGAGAAATGCCCGA TTGACGGGGGCTGGGGCGATTGGAGCGCATGGGCAGGATGTAGTTTGACGTGTGGGATTGGAACAAGACAACGTGAGCGAAAGTGTGACTCACCAAAACCTCAGTATGGTGGCCAAATGTGTAAAGAAAGTGAAAGACTTGATATAAAACATTGCAGGGAACAAAAATGCCGAGAAG AATTCTCAGGATCCGGTTCAGGAGATGGCTGGGAAAGTGGTGATGGATCAGGATCCGGCTCTGCGGGGTCTGGGTCTGGGGCAGACGACGGGTGGGAGATAGGTGGTAGAAGGAGAAAGAGAGCCTGGAGCGATGATGAAGACTTACGATGA